A region of Phaeodactylum tricornutum CCAP 1055/1 chromosome 14, whole genome shotgun sequence DNA encodes the following proteins:
- the PMM1 gene encoding phosphomannose mutase (Participates in the synthesis of GDP-mannose by catalyzing the interconversion of D-mannose 6-phosphate and alpha-D-mannose 1-phosphate.) gives MSATPVKPRILALFDVDGTLTIPRGEITPDMMAFMKDLSKKVTVGIVGGSDLPKQEEQLGTGIVDVFPWNFSQNGLVAYNKGQLLEVQTIAKFLGEDNVKRIVNWVLKYLVDIDIPVKRGTFFEFRSGMFNISPIGRNCSREERNEYERFDLENNVRKKMVEAMAKEFADLGLTYSIGGQISFDCFPKGWDKTYCLKFLDASEFDEIHFFGDKTFEGGNDFEIFSHERTIGHTVTSPDDTKNQCTKLFM, from the exons ATGAGCGCTACTCCCGTAAAGCCACGTATCCTAGCCCTCTTCGATGTTGATGGGACACTGACGATTCCTCGGGGTGAAATTACCCCTGACATGATGGCGTTCATGAAGGATCTCAGCAAGAAAGTGACTGTTGGTATTGTCGGAG GAAGCGACTTGCCTAAACAGGAAGAACAGCTCGGGACTGGTATTGTCGACGTGTTTCCGTGGAATTTTTCGCAAAATGGTTTGGTCGCGTACAATAAAGGTCAGCTATTGGAGGTGCAGACCATTGCTAAATTTCTGGGGGAAGACAATGTGAAGCGCATCGTCAATTGGGTTTTAAAGTATTTGGTAGATATCGACATTCCTGTCAAG CGTGGAACTTTTTTTGAATTTCGCAGTGGAATGTTTAACATTTCGCCTATTGGTCGTAATTGCTCCCGAGAAGAGCGCAACGAATACGAAAGATTTGATTTGGAAAACAACGTCCGCAAAAAAATGGTGGAAGCCATGGCCAAAGAATTTGCTGACTTGGGGTTGACTTATTCCATTGGGGGCCAAATTTCGTTCGATTGCTTTCCGAAGGGATGGGACAAGACCTATTGCCTAAAGTTTCTAGATGCTAGTGAATTTGACGAAATTCATTTTTTCGGTGACAAGACCTTCGAAGGAGGCAATGATTTTGAAATCTTTTCGCATGAGCGAACGATCGGCCATACTGTCACTTCCCCCGATGACACGAAAAATCAATGCACTAAGCTATTTATGTAA
- a CDS encoding predicted protein, which yields VYVPPVLAKWLRPHQREGVQFIYECVMGLKDFNGHGCILADDMGLGKTLQSVTLIHTLLKTGITANGAPTAKRVIVVCPCSLVKNWENEFVKWLGPGVVKTLAIAEADRKTVERNLDTFVRTKIFNVMIASYECIRTHVGRLSKHADCCDLLVCDEAHRLKNSDNQTSRALNSLPVRRRVLLTGTPMQNDLQEFYAMVDFTNPGILGTPEEFRRKTLFPILRGREPDASDAQKHKMMQIQNDMSRIVNDFILRRVNTLNAQHLPPKLVQVVCCNLTEIQQNMYQHLVNSKDMQHVLDGKQVNCLSSIQMLMKLANHPSLASMAAPGADGIAKFLPYVPGEGGGRRGDFAPVRPEWSGKMFVLYRLMKEMRKPGNGNDKIVIVSNYTQTLDLIGRMCRENSWGFCRLDGSITMKKRQKMCDEFNDPNSPLVAFLLSSKAGGCGLNLIGGNRLVLFDPDWNPAVDKQAAARCWRDGQKKRCFTYRFLATGTVEEKIFQRQLSKEGLQSVVDDKEQTNQLSTKDLKNLFKLRTGTPSDTHDKLRCERC from the exons GTATACGTACCACCCGTCCTGGCCAAATGGCTACGACCTCATCAACGAGAAGGTGTACAGTTTATCTACGAATGTGTCATGGGTCTCAAAGACTTCAATGGTCACGGTTG TATTCTAGCCGATGACATGGGTCTCGGCAAAACCCTACAGTCCGTCACACTCATTCATACGCTGCTCAAAACTGGCATCACTGCCAACGGAGCCCCGACCGCGAAACGGGTCATTGTGGTTTGTCCCTGCAGTCTCGTCAAAAATTGGGAAAACGAATTCGTCAAATGGCTCGGACCGGGGGTAGTCAAAACGTTGGCAATCGCCGAAGCCGACCGCAAAACCGTCGAACGCAACCTGGATACCTTTGTGCGTACCAAAATATTCAACGTGATGATTGCCAGCTACGAGTGCATCCGGACCCACGTCGGGCGTCTGTCCAAACACGCCGACTGCTGCGATTTGCTCGTTTGCGACGAAGCACACCGCCTCAAAAACAGCGACAACCAAACCTCCCGTGCCCTCAATTCCCTGCCGGTCCGACGACGGGTGCTTCTGACCGGAACGCCCATGCAGAACGACTTGCAAGAGTTCTACGCCATGGTGGACTTTACCAATCCCGGCATACTGGGAACGCCGGAAGAATTCCGCCGCAAAACACTCTTCCCGATTCTGCGCGGACGCGAGCCCGACGCCTCCGACGCCCAAAAACACAAAATGATGCAAATTCAAAACGATATGAGTCGGATCGTCAACGATTTTATTCTACGCCGGGTCAATACGCTCAACGCACAGCACCTACCACCGAAACTCGTACAAGTTGTCTGTTGCAATCTGACCGAAATTCAACAAAATATGTACCAACATCTCGTCAACAGCAAAGACATGCAACACGTTTTGGACGGCAAGCAAGTCAACTGTCTTTCATCTATTCAAATGCTAATGAAGCTCGCCAATCATCCCAGCCTG gcTTCCATGGCCGCACCGGGAGCGGACGGCATTGCCAAATTTCTCCCGTATGTTCCCGGTGAAGGAGGCGGCCGACGGGGAGACTTTGCTCCCGTACGCCCCGAATGGTCCGGTAAAATGTTTGTTCTCTACCGCCTTATGAAGGAAATGCGCAAACCGGGCAACGGTAACGATAAGATTGTCATTGTGAGCAATTACACGCAAACGCTGGATCTCATTGGACGCATGTGTCGCGAAAATTCCTGGGGCTTTTGCCGTCTAGACGGATCCATCACGATGAAAAAGCGACAGAAAATGTGTGACGAATTCAACGACCCCAATTCGCCCCTCGTCGCTTTTTTGCTTTCCAGCAAAGCCGGTGGATG TGGTTTGAACTTGATTGGGGGCAACCGTTTGGTCTTGTTTGATCCCGACTGGAATCCTGCGGTGGATAAGCAGGCTGCAGCTCGATGCTGGCGTGACGGCCAGAAGAAACGGTGCTTTACGTATCGCTTTTTGGCAACCGGAactgtggaagaaaagatttTCCAGCGCCAGCTCTCAAAAGAGGGACTGCAGTCCGTGGTCGACGACAAAGAACAGACCAATCAGCTATCAACCAAAGACCTCAAGAATTTGTTCAAACTACGAACGGGAACGCCTTCTGATACTCACGACAAGCTCCGATGTGAACGGTGC
- a CDS encoding predicted protein: MIRKPRRSIAPFRKAQPTRSTNGGEKKKEKGRMWKATILTVFGITAICSVFVKTSICIFPSNPDSKKSLATKASSSLLGAIRARSAHSMSKSFEIPLLPLPKKSEILVPTVSRNMNQPSLAVNRNRTLVVLIGDLRCGETAWRSLYTNVLDANQADLALFVQIPDQVEYSNASLFTRAKHIEWIPRYDDWADAIDLIGGSEWRKAAFEFYPSSIYPLILGGVKGYDASAAMVHMFRWFVAQRIQKDGWEQTYDRFIITRTDQFYKCPLKLSELPSERIWLSEGENYWGFNDRFYTAPSSLILKTLDVMPTFLRHPDMFVNVTPKENMNSEIFLKTTWTKLGLVPLIGRFRRILFTCSIPVDTTRWSTGKELAPEGVLLKYPDEYKVATASCERLSNGNVPLVPKRYMNIV, translated from the coding sequence ATGATACGAAAGCCGCGAAGATCCATCGCTCCATTCAGGAAGGCCCAACCGACTCGTTCAACAAATGGCGGtgagaagaagaaagagaaaggaagaaTGTGGAAGGCTACAATATTGACAGTCTTTGGAATTACTGCGATCTGCTCTGTATTTGTGAAGACAAGTATCTGCATCTTTCCAAGTAACCCAGATTCGAAGAAGTCGTTGGCAACAaaggcgtcgtcgtcactcCTGGGTGCGATTAGAGCACGGAGCGCCCATTCCATGAGCAAGTCGTTCGAGATCCCTCTGTTACCCTTACCAAAAAAGAGCGAAATCCTTGTTCCCACTGTTTCAAGAAACATGAACCAGCCTTCGCTTGCAGTAAACCGTAACCGAACCCTTGTTGTTCTTATTGGCGACTTACGGTGTGGAGAGACAGCCTGGAGATCTCTGTATACGAACGTACTTGACGCCAACCAGGCCGATTTGGCCCTTTTTGTTCAGATTCCTGATCAAGTGGAATATAGCAATGCTTCTCTGTTCACAAGGGCAAAACACATTGAGTGGATTCCAAGATACGACGATTGGGCCGATGCAATTGACCTCATCGGGGGATCTGAATGGAGGAAAGCCGCCTTCGAATTCTATCCTTCGTCGATCTACCCTCTTATTCTTGGCGGGGTGAAAGGGTACGATGCGAGTGCAGCCATGGTGCACATGTTTCGATGGTTTGTGGCACAGCGTATCCAAAAAGACGGCTGGGAGCAAACATATGATCGATTTATCATTACCCGTACAGACCAGTTTTATAAATGCCCATTAAAGCTTTCAGAGCTACCCTCCGAGAGGATCTGGTTATCGGAAGGAGAGAACTATTGGGGCTTTAATGACCGCTTTTACACTGCACCGTCCAGCCTGATTTTGAAAACTCTGGACGTTATGCCTACATTTCTGAGACATCCTGACATGTTTGTCAACGTGACTCCAAAGGAAAACATGAACTCGGAGATCTTTCTTAAGACAACATGGACCAAGCTTGGCTTGGTCCCGCTAATTGGACGCTTTAGACGCATTCTGTTCACATGTTCTATTCCAGTTGATACAACAAGATGGTCTACTGGAAAAGAGCTTGCTCCGGAAGGCGTTCTTTTGAAATATCCTGATGAGTACAAAGTAGCCACTGCTAGCTGTGAACGACTATCCAATGGTAATGTTCCCCTCGTGCCCAAGCGTTATATGAACATAGTCTAA
- a CDS encoding predicted protein: MRGLNGYDQKARSVQEIGCRVLWTLALNADTTKTSIGKQGGIRVILAAMQRHNRVNQSDAAVQASCLGALWSLSLLESNAMWIALRGGIDLIISAMLRHNSGTDLDGELQRVGCLLLTSLSREGLTKSAGIRTMLMRQGGISVLLRAMRRHNSGSHLSAMLQQAGCTAIANLAKDSKSRQLCLAEDGGIQVVLEALQKHSGAECLLVQREGCKALAHIAQNIYNSISIGKQGGVMAVLAVMRKFGSASDSDVSLQESACLALSNLAQTYENRASIMESDGLDLVLAAMEAGRNRSILGLDADLQLAACGVLSRLAKDSENANVIAERGGIEVVLLVLSKYKASNFVIRDCGRAVLKELAKKCDDEIVIRSCRA; this comes from the coding sequence ATGCGAGGACTGAATGGATATGACCAAAAGGCTCGTAGCGTGCAAGAAATTGGCTGCCGTGTACTGTGGACTTTGGCACTGAATGCCGATACCACCAAGACCTCCATCGGAAAACAAGGGGGAATTAGAGTGATATTGGCTGCGATGCAGCGTCACAACAGAGTCAATCAGAGCGACGCAGCAGTGCAAGCATCTTGCCTCGGGGCGCTCTGGAGCCTCTCTTTACTCGAGAGTAACGCAATGTGGATTGCTTTGCGAGGTGGAATCGATCTTATCATTTCCGCAATGCTCAGGCACAATTCTGGGACTGATCTAGACGGCGAGCTTCAAAGAGTCGGCTGTCTCCTTTTGACTAGTCTATCCAGAGAGGGTCTCACCAAAAGCGCTGGCATCCGTACCATGCTAATGAGACAAGGCGGTATAAGCGTACTGCTTAGGGCTATGCGTCGACACAATTCGGGTAGCCATCTTTCGGCTATGTTGCAACAGGCCGGTTGCACCGCAATCGCTAACCTTGCTAAAGATAGCAAAAGCCGTCAACTCTGTTTAGCAGAGGATGGAGGTATCCAGGTAGTCTTAGAAGCGTTGCAGAAACACAGTGGAGCCGAGTGTTTGCTGGTACAGCGCGAAGGTTGCAAAGCGCTGGCTCATATTGCACAGAACATTTACAACTCAATCTCGATTGGCAAACAAGGAGGAGTCATGGCTGTTCTTGCAGTCATGCGAAAATTTGGCTCTGCTTCCGATTCTGATGTCAGCCTCCAAGAATCCGCTTGTCTTGCGCTTTCAAATTTAGCGCAAACCTACGAAAACAGAGCTTCCATCATGGAGTCCGACGGTTTAGATCTTGTTCTCGCAGCGATGGAAGCAGGAAGGAATCGTTCTATCCTCGGTTTAGACGCAGACTTGCAGTTGGCAGCTTGTGGTGTTTTGTCGCGATTAGCAAAAGACTCGGAAAATGCCAATGTCATCGCTGAACGTGGAGGGATTGAGGTCGTCTTACTCGTATTGAGCAAATACAAAGCAAGCAATTTCGTTATCCGAGACTGCGGCCGTGCCGTCTTGAAAGAGCTTGCGAAGAAATGCGACGATGAAATTGTTATCAGATCATGCCGGGCATGA